The sequence AGGAACTGCAGTTGCAAGCCACGATAAGAGTCCAGAGTCCCAATCTGACTCTGAAGATGCCGTGGACCACGTGAGGTTAGGGAGGAGAGCAgattcaatgcaaacggaggcTGCGGATTGTGACAGGAATGAGCTGTTTGAGGCTTTACTGACTGATGTATGGGAGGTATCTTCAGGAAACAGTTCTGGAGGATCATGATATTGATGGCGCTGGAGCCAATGGTCTTCATGGAAAAATGGAACCAACTGAGGGGGATCCAAATCAGATGGGTAAGTGGTTACTCTGGATTCCACCGGATCTTTGATTGGAAACAATTCATACGACTGCTCAACATGGACACGAGGTTGAATTCCGTCATTGTCCTTTTGGTCAACTTGAGGCAAATAGTGGGTATTGGGAGGAGTAAAATATTTTAGGGAAGGCTGCGTTGGGATCTGTTTTGCAAAAGATGATTCTTTCAGTGATGATTCATGGGATTCTAGTAAGGCACCTCCAGTTCGATTATTCAGCTTTGTTGCAAAAACCACTTTGGAGGTTGGTAAACATGACATGGTAGAAAGTACAGATGAGTACTGTCTGCAATCCCAGGATAGCTTTGGCTTTTTGCTTTGGCTAATCTTTCTTCTCTTGGCAAGTTTTGGACTTGGAGTGAAGGACCTACAGCGCTTTTTTAAGTTAACTATAGAAAATGGGTAATCTGACAAATGTGGAAATGGTAGTAAATGAGGTAATGAAAAGTAAGAGATGCCAAACTCTGGAGACCCAACAATATCTTGGGCCAATTTTAGTGACTGTTTTGTTGAAGATAACTTTCTATTGTCCATCACAAACTGGCCACATTTTAGCTGCATTTTAGGGCTGTTTGACCATATTTTTGAATCTTGGTCCCAATTCTGGTTTTGATATTGAGAGCAGACTGTGTTAGAAACAACAACTGTAAGACTCTCTGGATTATGCAATACAAGTCGACCACTACCCCTTTCACATCGATCCTGAGTTTCAGGGACATAGTCATCACCAGAGATGGTACATGGGATTTTGTCATCTCCGGGGGAGCTTATGGTGAGCATTTTAGATTGAGTTTCTGAGGGTGTGACAGAAGAGAGGCTTTTGAGTTTCTTCTCTATAGACTGGGATTTTGAGAAGATGTGATGTGGGACTATATCCATGCAGAGAACACCCGATTGAAAGTCTTGAACCTTTGTGGTGCAGCTGATGTAAAGGCCTAATTTGTCATTGTCAAGAGGATCAGagcagttattttgaattgtatcAAGATGTGAGAACGCATTTCGCTGTCCAGATGGACCGTGGCTAGGATCAGGAAAGATTTCTCTGTTGTCTAAAGCTAAAGAAAACATGTCAGTAATTGGAGGTAGATGACCACAGTCTTCAACCAGTGGAGTCTGCAGAGATTTTTCATCTTCACTGACAGTATTCTGAACCATCTCAGTTAAATGATTCAAATGTAATGGGAAGAAGTCTGCTGATGACCTGAGGGAAAAGAGTAAACAGAGTTAAAACAGAGGACACAGTATAACATTCAGTGTTGTACTGTCAACATTGCAACAGTGAAAGTCAACATCACATGAACTGCTTCCAATCAAAGAAAGCATTTGTAAAATTGGCCCTTACTTGATTAGCGTTGGATCCACTTCTCGATTATAAACAAAACTAGCATGCATGCCAGCCGTTAGTTGGTCCACTACAGCATAGTTACTGtcattttgaatgaaagaaCGATGCATCTCAGATTCcaagtgctaaaaaaaaaaaaaagaagaagaagaaaaaaaaaaaaaaaaagaatttgatGTCTCATAACAAATGAGATCTTAAGCAAGTTTGGATATAAATTTCAGTGCCTCCTGGTAATTGATATTAAAGCATCTTACAAAATCTTTTTGGCATCACTCAATTTTTGCCAACAAAATCCAAAATTGACTCACCTCATACTGGTCTTTGTAGGGCATGTGGCAGCATTCACAATAGCCTGAACTTTTCTTAGTTGGGCCTTTGGGTGTGGCACTTGCTGTAAGTGGCACCTGCAACTTATGGCAGCTGCTAGTGGGTTCTTCCTTCTTCctgattaaaaaacaaaacaaaaaaaaccttacaAAGTTAAGCAACAATGTAGATTTGATTACCAACTTCTCAAAAACCAAAGAACATACCTGAAATTGTCTTTGCTGGGATCTTCATCCTTGCTTCTACCAGCCTGCCGAGGAATGCGAAGCTCAAAAGGGCTATATTTTCCTGAGTAACTCATCATCGGGAAACTCAGATTCTGTGCATAGTATGGTCTGAACTTCCTGTTTATAAAACCAAA is a genomic window of Megalobrama amblycephala isolate DHTTF-2021 linkage group LG3, ASM1881202v1, whole genome shotgun sequence containing:
- the dbf4b gene encoding uncharacterized protein dbf4b; this translates as MSKEPQVQEMTGDLLGGVRGQSFYLHDVKRHQSATLTDIIIRLGGKVDSFLTKDVNVVVTGTKEAHSDLLVNSSCTAGGKQSGTPKPLVCGSRGRALLEKAIHSNEKYQNSVLANARSWGVKVYNVDEFLKFIYHLNQKMRTAKKKRSKLTAPHVKAGALRGPYLKVEDFSRKFRPYYAQNLSFPMMSYSGKYSPFELRIPRQAGRSKDEDPSKDNFRKKEEPTSSCHKLQVPLTASATPKGPTKKSSGYCECCHMPYKDQYEHLESEMHRSFIQNDSNYAVVDQLTAGMHASFVYNREVDPTLIKSSADFFPLHLNHLTEMVQNTVSEDEKSLQTPLVEDCGHLPPITDMFSLALDNREIFPDPSHGPSGQRNAFSHLDTIQNNCSDPLDNDKLGLYISCTTKVQDFQSGVLCMDIVPHHIFSKSQSIEKKLKSLSSVTPSETQSKMLTISSPGDDKIPCTISGDDYVPETQDRCERGSGRLVLHNPESLTVVVSNTVCSQYQNQNWDQDSKIWSNSPKMQLKCGQFVMDNRKLSSTKQSLKLAQDIVGSPEFGISYFSLPHLLPFPHLSDYPFSIVNLKKRCRSFTPSPKLAKRRKISQSKKPKLSWDCRQYSSVLSTMSCLPTSKVVFATKLNNRTGGALLESHESSLKESSFAKQIPTQPSLKYFTPPNTHYLPQVDQKDNDGIQPRVHVEQSYELFPIKDPVESRVTTYPSDLDPPQLVPFFHEDHWLQRHQYHDPPELFPEDTSHTSVSKASNSSFLSQSAASVCIESALLPNLTWSTASSESDWDSGLLSWLATAVPLQAKGGHDDLGLLLQKPHTGMQDGSYTSRLCSILQPS